The genomic interval ATCCACGCAGGTGTTGCTGCTTATCAGCTAACTGCTGCGTGTAGTCTTTCTCCAGCCACTGGCAGGAGCGGCAGGTTCCGTCGTTATAGCGGGTACATTGCATGGGAAGGCTGAAATCTGTCGTCAATACACAAAAGGGGGCTGATTGTACCATCAGCAGACGGGAAAGTTAGGACGGCTGGGCAAAAAAACGCTGACTGCGCCGGGGAATAAACAGCAACAAGATCAGCAACGCATCGGGTAGTTGTTGTAGCAGAAGGTTGTTGAGTATTTCGCCGGTCGTCCCGCCGCCGATATGAAATACGGGCGGTAAAAAGTCAACCATGGACGCCGTCAGCATATACACCGTCACCAAACATTCCGCCGCCAGAAAGCACCAGCGCCCCCAGTTGATGCCGGAAAGCACGGCAAACCCGCAACGAATTTCCAGGCTGACGATCACCAATGCCCCCAACAACACCAGCGTGGTATCCCATTCTTTGGCGCTGTTGCTTAGCCAGTCGACAAATTCGCTGACACCCAGTTCTCCCACCATCAGCAGGATCCTCAGGCAGCGGGTGGTAATAATCGCGATTCCCGCCACCATCACCGCCACCGGCGCGAACGCGCTACGCCGCATGATCGCTTTTTTACCGTATAGAATGGTGTGTTCCTCCTGAAACAATAACGCCACCTAAGTATGGTGGCGTTATCAGAAAAAAGGCAAACAAAACAGAAAAATGCGTTAGTTATGCACCGCGCGTCGTAAATCCCGCAACCGCTGTTTTTCCGCCCGCGCCATAAACCACCATGCGATCAGCCCGATAACGCCGACGACCAGCAAAATCAACGACGCCAGGGCGTTGATCTGCGGGTTGACCCCCATGCGCACGCTGGAAAACACCAGCATCGGCAGCGTCGTCGCGCCCGGCCCGGACACAAAACTGGCGATCACCAGATCATCCAGCGACAACGTGAACGCCAGCAGCCAGCCGGAAATCAGCGCCGGCGCAATCATCGGCACCGTGATGATGAAAAACACTTTCAGCGGCGTCGCACCAAGATCCATCGCCGCTTCCTCGATCGAATGATCCAGTTCACGCAGACGCGCACTGATCACCACCGTGACATAGGCCGAGCAGAAGGTGACATGCGCCAGCCAGATGGTGAACATGCCGCGTTCCGCCGGCCAGCCGATGGCGTGCCCCAACGCAACAAACAACAGCAGCAGCGACAGGCCGGTGATCACATCCGGCATCACCAGCGGCGCGGTCAGCATAAAGGCAAAGCCGGTAGAACCGCGAAAATTACCGAAGCGCACCATCACCACCGCCGCCAACGTGCCAATCACCACCGCCATCGTCGCCGAGGCGGCGGCGATAGTCAGGCTGAGCGCCACGGCGCTTATCATCGCCGAGTCTTCAAACAGCGCGCTGTACCACTGGGTCGACCAGCCCGCCCATACCGTCACCAGGCGCGAACTGTTGAACGAGTAGACAACCAGCATCAGCATCGGCGCGTACAGGAAGGTAAAACCCAGTACCAGAATCAGAATGCGCCACGGCGAACGCACTACCGGTAAATTGTTCATTCCTGATCCTCCGCCGCTTTGTTCTGATACTTGTGGAACCAGATGATGGGCACAATCAGCAGGATCAGCATCACCATCGCTACCGCCGAGGCCACCGGCCAATCGCGGTTGTTAAAGAATTCCTGCCACAGAATGCGCCCGATCATGATGGTGTCCGGGCCGCCGAGCAGTTCAGGGA from Musicola paradisiaca NCPPB 2511 carries:
- a CDS encoding YbjO family protein, which codes for MRRSAFAPVAVMVAGIAIITTRCLRILLMVGELGVSEFVDWLSNSAKEWDTTLVLLGALVIVSLEIRCGFAVLSGINWGRWCFLAAECLVTVYMLTASMVDFLPPVFHIGGGTTGEILNNLLLQQLPDALLILLLFIPRRSQRFFAQPS
- the potI gene encoding putrescine ABC transporter permease PotI encodes the protein MNNLPVVRSPWRILILVLGFTFLYAPMLMLVVYSFNSSRLVTVWAGWSTQWYSALFEDSAMISAVALSLTIAAASATMAVVIGTLAAVVMVRFGNFRGSTGFAFMLTAPLVMPDVITGLSLLLLFVALGHAIGWPAERGMFTIWLAHVTFCSAYVTVVISARLRELDHSIEEAAMDLGATPLKVFFIITVPMIAPALISGWLLAFTLSLDDLVIASFVSGPGATTLPMLVFSSVRMGVNPQINALASLILLVVGVIGLIAWWFMARAEKQRLRDLRRAVHN